From the genome of Rhododendron vialii isolate Sample 1 chromosome 10a, ASM3025357v1:
GCAATTATTCTTTGTAGACTTTGGAACTTATTGATTTAACTTGATGATTTTGGGGTTTCTTGTGTTTCAACGCTGGGAAACTGGAGTTCTATGTGCCTTGCTTGGGTCGCAGTCCAACTGCTAGATTAGGATGCGATCAATCTTCGTACAACACTCCTCGGATTCGTCACTTGTTTGATCGCTTTTTTGATTCGTATTTCTAGATGCATTACACATATATCTGTAACCGTATTCGTTTATCGTACAGTTTCTCTATCAGAATTGCTTGTTACATTATCTCCGATCTCGTTACCAGTTGATATGCATTACCGTTCTCTTGAGAAAACGTGCTCTGGTTAGATGTTACTCTATTACTCTATTGCTTGTATCTGTAACCGTATTACCAGTTGATTTGCCAAGTACTTTGCTTGTATTTAGGTTTGCAGAATTGATGTGGATTTgcctcaaattttctttttgctggATTAGAAATTGGCTTCCTAAAATTGATTTATTAGCTATTTTTTGAAATCTGGATTTGGTGATTTGTCGGATCATGTACCTGATTTTGTTAGATGGTTATTGTTGTGGACACCTTCGACTTATCAATGAGATTTCTTGAATCTATAGTTCTACTTTGCCCAAAAAAATCTGAGATCTTATTTAGACCAATTGCGGGGTGATTTATAAATAGGAAATGGCTACCAAAGGCAATGTAAGTATCAAGATTGAGGATAATGATGATGTTGAAGTGGGAGGTGTAGCTGATTCCCTGTGGTCGAAGAAAAATGAAGCTTTTTTTATTGACATTATGGAGGAGGAGGTGAAAACAATGGGTAGTCGAGATATTTGGACTTTTCAGATAAAAAGTTGGGCTAGGATGAGGAAGAGTCTTTCTGCTAAAGCTAAATACGAATACTTTGaacttcaaataaaaaacaagttcaaccaACTACGCACTATGCACACCAAATTTAAGAGCCTTTGTGACCAAAGTGGCGTTGGGTGGTGTGCGGAAAAAGGTACTGTTACTGCTGATGATACCCTCTGGGAGAAGCTTTATAAGGTTAGAAGTGACctattctctttttattttactcATGCTTATAAATTAAGTCTGATACAAGCCACTTTGTTCTTCACTTAGGTTAATAAGAAGGCCAAGCATTTCAGGAAAAAAGGTTTCCCACACTATGCAGCGATGACCCAAATACTTGGAGATACCACTGCAACAGGATTCAATGCTCACCCGTCAGTCCAATCCCCGTCTGGAACAGATAGTTCTGATCCCTCATTCCAACTTAAACAGGACAAAGATGATGGTGAAATAGAAGTAACTAACATAGTGGttagtgagaaaaaaaaaatgtgcatagtGACTCGTGAGCCTCTTCCGAAATGGGCTATTCTTAGCCCATCCCAATCAAGCCATGCATGTGGTATTAGGCTTCAGCCCTAACCTCTCATTCGAAACCCTAAACCAACAGCGCCTAGGGTTTTCCAGTGACGAGAGCTTATAAAAACAAGAAGTTAagcctctatctctctctcttctttgtcTCCCTCTGGGCTTTCTTTGTTGCATGTATAGGAAGGCTATATAATTTGGGTCTTCTTTTCTATGTTGTGTTGCCATCTTTATCTTTCTAAATCAACCGTCTACAAAATTTCTgagtttttcattctttttttttttccgctgtTGAATTGGTCTCTGATGATGATCAAACATAAACTTTCGTTCTTCTGAGAATAAATTTTATGCGGAATGCTTTATGGAGACGTGAACTGAAGAGACTATTTTTTGATTCAATTCGTGGCAAAATCTCTTATGAAgagatctattttttttttttgcttttcctcGAGATTTTGATTTTATACCTACAtctccttccttttcttttctttttttgttgggctaGTATTTCGTATTTCCATGGCCTGATATTGAGTGATGCCTCTAATGATGATCAAACAATACTTTCGTTCTTCCGAGAAATTCTATGCGGAGAAATTATTGGAGACCTGAACTGAAGaggctttgattttgatatttcaatGTAACATCTTAGTTTCACTTTGTTCTCTGAACCTACGGCCCTTGGCTGCTGTTCAAATGCAGTAGAAAATACTTGTTGAAATGTGAAAAAGTTGTTTCACATGTTTAGTCAACTTACGCGCAATTCGATTAATTCTAGAAGATCAATCCCACCGTTTACTTGCGGATGTCGCAATGGTGTCCAGAGGGTTCGACATTAGTCTTTCCCCTGTATTAATTGTAGGAGCTACGAGCTGATGGAATGCATGCTCAAAGTGTACATCTATAAAGAAGGGGACAAGCCAGTATTTCATCAGCCACATTTAAGGGGAATCTATGCTTCTGAGGGATGGTTCATGAAATTGATGGAAGGAAATAAACAATTTGTTGCAAGGGACCCCCGAAAAGCTCACTTATTTTATTTACCTTTCAGTTCACTAAAGCTAAGGAGTGCTCTTCATCAAGAATCATTTGCCCATCAAAAGGACTTGGAGAAATATCTAACGAATTACACAGGCATTAGTGCTAAGAAGTATCGGTTTTGGAACAAAGCTAGAGGAGCAGATCATTTTCTTGTTGCTTGTCATGATTGGGTATGCTTCTAATCCCTTGATTCAgaatctcttcttttcttttctatggGTCTTGGCTATTCCTCTGGCGTTCCCTTTCATAAAAAAAgtgtctttttctttcttttctccctGAAGCTCAATCTTGACCATATTTTTGATACTCTAATATGTTCTCTTAAAGGTGCTATTGGTAACCTAATTGATCAGCTTGATTTTTATCAAGTTAAAGCATATGATTTTTTTGTCCTGTCTTTTctgtgaaaagaaaaaaaggggtgaAAATCTGTGTAGCATCAGAAAGGGTGACTCATTTGCATGCCGAGACTTGTCGGACTGTGTTCTGCCATCTCTACTTGAACCAGTTAGTATTTGGAAGGATGTCACTTTGTGGTATTCAATGTCGCACTCTATTTTACAGCGGTCACAGGCTGAGGCATTCTGTACCCAAAACTAACCCTGAGCCAAATTTAGCTGTATTAATTTCAACTTTAGTTGGTGTAGTGtattcttctgtttttctgATGAAAAATCAGGACTTTTCAGGCACCTCGGATAACAAGAGAGAATATGGGGAATTGCATCAGAGCTCTTTGCAATTCCAATGTTGCTGGAGGCTTCAGAATAGGCAAGGATGTATCATTTCCGGTGACATATATCCGCACTTCGCAGGATCCCCAAAAAGATGTGGGAGGTAAACCCCCTTCCAATAGACCTGTTATGGCCTTCTTTGCCGGGGGCATGCATGGTTATGTTCGTCCAATTCTACTACATTATTGGGAGAACAAAGAACGAGACATGAAGATATTTGGCCCAATGCCTCGTGATATTGAAGGAAAAACGAAATATAGGGAGTACATGAAAAGCAGCAAGTATTACATCTGTGCAAGGGGTTATGAAGTCCATACGCCCCGGATTGTCGAAGCAATATACTATGGGTGTGTACCAGTGATCATATCAGATAATTATGTGCCGCCATTCTTTGAGGTACTAGTTGAAAAAAGACTAACATGTAAATCCAAACCAAATTATCAAATATACAGGGGAAAGACTAACATATGTCGGACCCTCTGGACACCATTGCGACATCCGCACGTATACGGTGGGATTGATCTTTTAAAATTAATCGAGTTGCGTGTAAGTTGACTAAACATGTGAAACAACTTTTTCACATTTCAACAAGTATTTTCTACTGCATTTGAACAGCAGCCAAGGGCCGTAGGTTCAGAGAACAAAGTGAAACTAAGATGTTACATTGAAAGATCAAAATCAAAGCCTCTTCAGTTCAGGTCTCCAATAATTTCTCCGCATAGAATTTCTCGGAAGAACGAAAGTATTGTTTGATCATCATTAGAGGCATCACTCAATATCAGGCCATGGAAATACGAAATACtagcccaacaaaaaaagaaaagaaaaggaaggagaTGTAGGTATAAAATCAAAATCTCgaggaaaagcaaaaaaaaaaaatagatctcTTCATAAGAGATTTTGCCACGAATTGAATCAAAAAATAGTCTCTTCAGTTCGCGTCTCCATAAAGCATTCCGCATGAAATTTATTCTCCGAAGAACGAAAGGTTTTGTTTGATCATCATCAGAGATCAATTCAACagcgaaaaaaacaaaaaagaatgaaaaactcGGAAATTTTGCAGACGGTTGATTTAGAAAGATAAAGATGGCAATACAACATAGAAAAAAAGACCCAAATTATATAGCCTTCCTATACATGCAACAAAGAAAGCTCAGAGGGAGACAAAgaagtgagagagatagaggctTAACTTCTTGTTTTTATAAGCTCTCGTCATTGGAAAACCCTAGGCGCTGTTGGTTTAGGGTTTCGAATGAGAGGTTAGGGCTGAAGCCTAATACCACATACATGGCTTGATTGGGATGGGCTAAGAGTAGCCCATTTTGGAAGAGGCTCACATTTCactatgcacattttttttcttcttatgatCAGTTCTTCAATCTAGCAAATTTTGTGTATGCTACTTTTTTTTGTAGCCAAATGGAGTCTAACGATGATAGTGACAAGGAATTGGAGTCTGATTTagatgacgaaacaataatcacATTGGTTACCCTAGCACTACATGAACATCATCAAAAATACTATAATCGTATTCCATGTCGAACCTCTATATTAAGAGGACGCGATTATGTATTAGAGGTTTTGAATGGTCATGATGCAAGGTGTGAAGAAGGTTTTCG
Proteins encoded in this window:
- the LOC131303248 gene encoding probable glycosyltransferase At5g03795 codes for the protein MECMLKVYIYKEGDKPVFHQPHLRGIYASEGWFMKLMEGNKQFVARDPRKAHLFYLPFSSLKLRSALHQESFAHQKDLEKYLTNYTGISAKKYRFWNKARGADHFLVACHDWAPRITRENMGNCIRALCNSNVAGGFRIGKDVSFPVTYIRTSQDPQKDVGGKPPSNRPVMAFFAGGMHGYVRPILLHYWENKERDMKIFGPMPRDIEGKTKYREYMKSSKYYICARGYEVHTPRIVEAIYYGCVPVIISDNYVPPFFEVLVEKRLTCKSKPNYQIYRGKTNICRTLWTPLRHPHVYGGIDLLKLIELRVS
- the LOC131303111 gene encoding uncharacterized protein LOC131303111, which gives rise to MATKGNVSIKIEDNDDVEVGGVADSLWSKKNEAFFIDIMEEEVKTMGSRDIWTFQIKSWARMRKSLSAKAKYEYFELQIKNKFNQLRTMHTKFKSLCDQSGVGWCAEKGTVTADDTLWEKLYKVNKKAKHFRKKGFPHYAAMTQILGDTTATGFNAHPSVQSPSGTDSSDPSFQLKQDKDDGEIEVTNIVYFVFPWPDIE